In the Maridesulfovibrio ferrireducens genome, one interval contains:
- the tmcD gene encoding electron transfer complex subunit TmcD → MPNASTWDWNPGRREVQDVSSWSSKFERVEEFYASSDGEKVGAVVKTGEGEFTACVNGQAWEDRYERVFYLKFSPDGRLAVITQQDGEWTLAVDGVSWPETYGYIWRTMFGANGSINCAVQQDGEYGMGTDGVLWENLFVNANNFTISGDGTKTAAVVQVTPIAQADIETFDKGAFTIAVNGEAWDSVFMNCYSPVFDAKSERVACEVRRTLYDYTIAVDGRIWQREFQCVWDPCFNPVTGAIAAPVRLGGKWGMAQDGEVIWPAEFAQCWHQQFSADGKNLWAIVATSIGKFTVAKNGTPWNIKVPVVLDLAVSPDGNRAAALGKTDYVYTVSCDDKVWNDSYDMAWKPVFSPDSTKVAAKVEKKGRFTIVLDGKAYGQDFEQCWEPVFSPCSTKVLIRAVDGGKFVRIVADVSDF, encoded by the coding sequence ATGCCTAATGCGTCCACGTGGGATTGGAATCCCGGTAGGCGAGAGGTCCAAGACGTTAGTTCTTGGTCCAGTAAATTTGAGAGAGTGGAAGAATTCTATGCCAGTTCCGACGGTGAAAAGGTCGGAGCAGTCGTAAAGACAGGCGAAGGAGAATTTACTGCTTGCGTTAACGGTCAAGCCTGGGAAGATAGATATGAAAGGGTTTTTTACCTTAAATTTTCTCCAGACGGTAGATTGGCTGTTATCACTCAACAGGATGGCGAATGGACTTTAGCTGTTGACGGCGTAAGTTGGCCTGAAACGTACGGCTATATCTGGAGAACTATGTTTGGTGCCAACGGTTCCATTAACTGTGCTGTTCAGCAGGACGGTGAGTATGGAATGGGTACTGATGGCGTTCTTTGGGAAAATCTATTTGTTAATGCTAACAATTTTACAATCAGTGGTGATGGCACGAAAACAGCTGCTGTTGTTCAGGTAACACCTATTGCTCAGGCTGATATTGAGACCTTTGATAAAGGTGCCTTTACCATTGCTGTGAATGGTGAAGCTTGGGACAGTGTTTTCATGAACTGCTACTCTCCTGTGTTTGACGCAAAAAGTGAAAGAGTCGCCTGCGAAGTCAGAAGGACTCTTTACGATTACACAATCGCAGTTGACGGAAGAATCTGGCAACGTGAATTTCAGTGTGTATGGGATCCTTGCTTCAACCCCGTAACTGGTGCAATCGCTGCTCCTGTCCGTCTTGGCGGAAAATGGGGAATGGCTCAGGATGGAGAAGTTATCTGGCCGGCTGAGTTTGCTCAGTGTTGGCATCAGCAGTTCAGTGCAGACGGTAAGAACCTTTGGGCTATTGTCGCTACCAGCATAGGTAAATTTACCGTTGCCAAGAATGGAACTCCTTGGAATATTAAAGTTCCTGTTGTTCTTGATCTGGCTGTAAGTCCTGATGGAAATCGCGCTGCAGCTCTTGGAAAGACTGATTATGTTTACACAGTCAGTTGTGATGATAAGGTTTGGAACGATTCTTATGATATGGCTTGGAAGCCTGTTTTCAGTCCTGACAGCACTAAAGTTGCCGCTAAGGTTGAAAAGAAAGGCCGCTTTACAATTGTTCTTGACGGGAAGGCTTATGGGCAGGATTTTGAACAATGCTGGGAGCCTGTTTTCAGTCCTTGTTCCACTAAAGTTCTTATCCGCGCAGTTGATGGCGGAAAGTTTGTCCGCATTGTAGCTGATGTGAGCGATTTTTAA
- a CDS encoding phosphotransacetylase family protein, which yields MVGIYIGSTTGYSGKNLLAMSLGLKFRNSGFNVGYMKPVGAVPHMDGNRPGDADAAFIQEVLGLEQDPGKVTPVLVTRDFTIKAFTEDLGDLKPSIVESYEELSQDKDVMIIGGSGSFLSSGNYCGVSGPDVASALGAKTILVDRYSKELKYDYVLRVQKDLGDDFLGVVFNDVPEHYMDELKSLLIPFLEKKGVKVLGVIPRDPLMGAIKVSDLAERLFGKIISAHTKADRVVENFLIGTMQVENFITHFRRHKNSAVIVGGDRADVQLVALEGNCPCLILTGNLYPNDIILTRSEVLEIPVIVVRDDTYSVAKKMEAIQESYKLRDMIKINHGASLVNSELDYDYIFEKLEL from the coding sequence ATGGTAGGTATTTATATAGGTTCTACGACCGGATATTCGGGTAAGAACCTTTTGGCCATGTCTTTAGGATTGAAGTTTCGCAACAGCGGCTTCAATGTCGGCTATATGAAACCTGTGGGAGCTGTTCCGCATATGGACGGAAACAGGCCGGGCGATGCCGATGCAGCTTTTATTCAGGAAGTGCTGGGTCTTGAACAGGACCCTGGAAAAGTTACTCCTGTACTGGTCACCAGAGATTTTACGATAAAAGCTTTTACCGAAGATCTCGGAGATTTGAAGCCGTCGATTGTAGAATCATATGAGGAGCTGAGTCAGGACAAAGATGTCATGATTATCGGCGGGTCAGGAAGTTTTTTAAGTTCTGGAAATTATTGCGGAGTCAGCGGTCCGGATGTGGCAAGTGCGCTTGGGGCCAAGACCATTCTTGTTGACCGGTATTCAAAAGAACTGAAGTATGATTATGTGCTTCGTGTTCAGAAGGACCTCGGAGATGATTTCCTCGGAGTTGTCTTTAATGATGTGCCTGAACACTATATGGATGAACTTAAATCTCTGCTCATTCCTTTTCTTGAAAAGAAAGGTGTTAAAGTTCTGGGCGTGATTCCTCGCGATCCTCTTATGGGAGCGATTAAAGTAAGCGACCTTGCGGAGCGTTTGTTCGGAAAAATTATTTCTGCCCATACTAAGGCGGACAGGGTTGTTGAAAATTTCCTGATCGGCACTATGCAGGTTGAAAATTTTATTACTCACTTCAGGCGGCATAAAAATTCTGCAGTCATTGTCGGTGGAGACAGGGCAGACGTTCAGCTTGTCGCACTGGAAGGAAATTGTCCTTGTCTTATTCTTACAGGGAATCTTTATCCTAATGATATTATATTGACCCGTTCTGAGGTGCTTGAGATTCCTGTTATTGTTGTTCGGGATGATACCTATTCTGTGGCAAAGAAAATGGAAGCAATTCAGGAAAGCTACAAACTCAGAGACATGATTAAGATTAATCATGGAGCCAGTTTGGTTAATTCAGAGCTTGATTATGACTATATTTTTGAGAAATTGGAACTCTAA
- a CDS encoding acetate--CoA ligase family protein, with the protein MDSLFTPSSIAVVGASAVSGKIGNTILTNLQNAGYKGELCPVNPRGGTICDLKAFKSASEIGHPVDLAVIAVPRDSVLGVLKDLIETGVRSVAIISAGFSEVGREGWLLEKQITELAEKNGISLLGPNCLGLINSSGGVNASFATGNPLPGTTAFFSQSGALCVAILDWALEAGVGFSKFVSLGNKAVINEASIIEYLGNDPETKVILGYVENIADGRNFMEQAVKVSMKKPIIMMKAGITAAGARAASSHTGAIAGSDQACDAAFRQSGIIRVDRLEELFNLAKAFSCQELPFGPNLGIVTNAGGPGILAADACGEYGLRMPSFSSPTIAELQPMLPGYASIYNPVDLLRGADADRYRKAIKVVGHDPVINSVLVIIAPSENMNLKEVAETVATCASEICKPVFCCLMGRKNSEEARSVFAAAGVPVYDFPKQAVRAMDSMYRYAVWKGRASRTFEIPDRDYEAAREVVDSALSSGRSELVEFQARDIVTAYGLPTPESDLARSGDEAALLAERLGFPVVLKIASPDISHKSDVNGVWLNLKTAEEVRNAFWQITAQAQRLKPSAYIAGCLVQQMASKDAREVIIGFRRDDQFGPLLMFGLGGVYVEILKDISFRLAPLSVEDAGDMVREIRSYMLLKGVRGSEPADFDAITDVLIRMSCLADDFPEIYEAEFNPVLVSSDEALVADARMTIVELPSAGKESDLIIDEDLSKEA; encoded by the coding sequence TTGGATAGTCTTTTTACTCCATCATCAATTGCCGTTGTAGGCGCTTCGGCTGTTTCCGGTAAAATCGGGAATACGATTCTTACGAATCTTCAAAATGCCGGATACAAGGGAGAGCTGTGTCCGGTGAACCCCCGCGGGGGAACAATATGCGATCTGAAAGCTTTTAAGAGTGCTTCTGAAATAGGTCATCCTGTGGATTTGGCTGTTATAGCTGTTCCTCGAGATTCTGTACTCGGAGTTTTAAAGGACTTGATTGAAACAGGAGTTCGTTCGGTTGCAATTATTTCTGCCGGTTTCAGTGAAGTAGGCCGTGAAGGATGGCTGCTTGAAAAACAAATTACGGAATTGGCTGAAAAGAACGGAATTTCTCTGCTTGGCCCCAATTGTCTGGGGCTTATTAATTCATCAGGAGGGGTAAACGCTTCCTTTGCCACCGGCAATCCTTTGCCCGGAACAACCGCATTTTTTTCGCAGTCCGGCGCATTATGCGTAGCTATTCTTGATTGGGCGCTGGAGGCTGGAGTCGGGTTTTCCAAGTTTGTAAGTCTTGGCAACAAGGCCGTTATAAATGAAGCCTCAATTATTGAATATCTGGGGAATGACCCGGAAACTAAAGTAATTCTGGGGTACGTGGAAAATATTGCAGACGGGCGTAACTTTATGGAGCAGGCCGTCAAGGTTTCTATGAAGAAGCCTATTATTATGATGAAGGCCGGGATAACTGCCGCCGGAGCAAGAGCCGCTTCATCTCATACAGGAGCTATTGCCGGATCTGATCAGGCTTGCGACGCGGCGTTTCGTCAGTCCGGGATTATCAGAGTTGACAGGCTGGAAGAACTCTTCAATCTGGCTAAAGCCTTTTCCTGTCAGGAACTGCCTTTCGGTCCTAATTTAGGAATAGTCACAAATGCCGGTGGTCCCGGTATACTTGCGGCTGATGCTTGCGGCGAATATGGTTTACGTATGCCTTCTTTTTCATCCCCGACCATCGCAGAATTGCAACCCATGCTGCCGGGTTATGCCTCAATTTATAATCCTGTCGATTTATTGCGGGGAGCTGATGCGGACCGTTATCGCAAGGCCATAAAAGTTGTCGGTCATGATCCGGTTATTAACAGTGTCCTAGTCATTATTGCCCCGTCAGAGAATATGAATCTCAAAGAAGTTGCTGAAACAGTTGCAACTTGTGCTTCTGAAATCTGCAAACCTGTTTTTTGCTGCCTTATGGGTCGCAAAAACAGTGAAGAAGCCAGAAGTGTTTTTGCTGCAGCCGGGGTTCCGGTTTATGATTTTCCGAAGCAGGCGGTCAGGGCTATGGACAGCATGTACCGATATGCCGTCTGGAAAGGGCGCGCCTCAAGAACCTTTGAAATTCCTGACCGGGACTATGAAGCTGCGCGAGAGGTTGTTGATTCTGCGTTAAGTTCCGGACGTTCAGAACTTGTGGAATTTCAGGCCCGGGATATTGTTACTGCATATGGTCTGCCCACTCCTGAATCTGATCTGGCCCGTTCCGGTGATGAGGCTGCTCTCTTGGCTGAAAGACTAGGTTTTCCTGTAGTTCTTAAGATTGCTTCTCCGGATATTTCGCATAAGTCGGATGTAAACGGAGTTTGGCTGAATCTTAAAACTGCGGAAGAAGTCCGTAATGCTTTCTGGCAGATAACGGCACAGGCACAGCGGCTTAAACCAAGTGCGTATATTGCAGGGTGTCTGGTTCAACAGATGGCATCAAAAGACGCACGGGAAGTTATTATCGGTTTTCGCAGGGATGATCAGTTCGGACCTTTATTGATGTTCGGACTTGGTGGTGTTTATGTTGAGATCTTAAAAGATATTTCGTTTCGTCTCGCACCTCTTTCGGTTGAAGATGCCGGAGATATGGTGCGCGAAATTCGTTCATATATGTTGTTGAAAGGAGTCAGAGGGAGCGAGCCTGCTGATTTCGATGCAATAACTGATGTTTTGATCAGAATGTCTTGTCTGGCTGATGATTTTCCTGAGATATATGAAGCTGAATTTAATCCTGTGCTTGTAAGCTCGGACGAGGCGCTGGTCGCGGATGCCCGCATGACTATAGTCGAGCTTCCGTCAGCCGGGAAAGAATCAGATTTGATCATAGATGAAGACCTTTCAAAGGAGGCATAA
- a CDS encoding HD-GYP domain-containing protein translates to MNKVKSNSTIEESYCSISSAIFKFLPKTGLPFCLYRMNPQTGQFSPATTAGKTIISAEKLSIFNDCEKDLIFIKSTDISDCKPYFATNLETVITDMSHSISDEDMAQIIIEGLKDSSVKIFKDSLKKNFDYFHTTLIAAGELVYKNPDIIWDMLPLLCKDHSLTNKSISNGIIGAGICLHGREGKPDLDSFMESLIALFLCDIGMSCLPDFVLGKEFSLSIDEQKRIRNHPINSVEILSLTQSLTKTSLRAILEHHERMDGSGYPRGVTCDQISWLGKLCGAVDSFVAMTMERPGKKSMTTVNALKMLYKESALYDPNIIYALEKVTYRE, encoded by the coding sequence ATGAATAAGGTAAAAAGCAACTCGACGATAGAAGAAAGTTACTGCTCAATTTCAAGCGCTATTTTCAAATTTCTACCTAAAACGGGACTTCCTTTCTGCTTATATCGAATGAACCCGCAAACCGGGCAGTTTTCACCTGCGACAACTGCGGGAAAAACAATCATTTCTGCTGAAAAACTAAGTATATTCAATGACTGTGAAAAAGATCTTATTTTTATAAAAAGTACCGACATTTCTGACTGTAAACCGTATTTCGCCACAAATTTAGAAACGGTTATTACCGACATGTCACATTCGATCTCAGATGAAGATATGGCCCAGATCATTATTGAAGGGCTCAAGGATTCTTCCGTTAAAATTTTTAAAGACTCTCTTAAAAAAAACTTTGACTATTTTCATACAACACTGATTGCAGCAGGGGAACTTGTATATAAAAACCCTGACATTATTTGGGACATGCTCCCGCTTCTGTGCAAAGACCACTCTCTAACAAACAAATCAATTTCAAACGGCATCATAGGCGCAGGGATATGCCTGCATGGCAGAGAAGGCAAACCTGATCTGGATTCTTTTATGGAATCGCTTATAGCCTTATTTCTATGTGATATAGGAATGAGCTGTCTGCCGGACTTTGTACTTGGTAAAGAATTTTCCTTAAGCATAGACGAACAAAAGCGCATACGGAATCACCCCATCAATTCCGTTGAGATTCTCAGCCTGACACAATCTCTTACCAAAACGTCTCTCAGAGCAATACTTGAACATCATGAGAGAATGGACGGTTCAGGTTACCCGCGCGGTGTGACATGCGACCAAATTTCATGGCTGGGAAAACTGTGTGGCGCTGTTGATTCTTTTGTGGCAATGACAATGGAGCGTCCCGGGAAAAAGAGTATGACCACTGTTAACGCTCTAAAAATGCTATACAAAGAATCAGCCCTATATGATCCGAACATTATTTATGCCCTCGAAAAAGTTACCTACAGAGAATAA
- the mobA gene encoding molybdenum cofactor guanylyltransferase has product MPSKKLPTENKVSAAILAGGEGSRMGYKDKSCLEISGEKIVSRIIRQLSGLFTEIFVITRTPEHHTNLGVRLVGDIYQQRSSLTGIHAAISHAETDHVFITACDSPFLNKNLVTKMLSLLSPSDDVLIPIHDNWRYEPLCAVYSKRCLPFIEENLNNEIFQIIRFFPEVKVHAVDAEILQQHDQDLESFINVNTPEELSKACERAKKCNKI; this is encoded by the coding sequence ATGCCCTCGAAAAAGTTACCTACAGAGAATAAAGTAAGCGCAGCCATTTTAGCTGGCGGAGAAGGAAGCCGGATGGGATACAAGGACAAATCGTGCCTTGAGATCTCCGGTGAAAAGATAGTCAGCAGAATAATTCGTCAACTGTCAGGACTTTTTACCGAAATTTTTGTCATTACCCGAACTCCTGAACATCATACGAATTTAGGAGTCAGACTTGTCGGAGATATTTATCAGCAGAGAAGTTCCCTTACAGGAATACATGCTGCCATAAGCCATGCTGAAACCGACCATGTTTTCATAACAGCCTGCGACTCACCTTTTCTGAATAAAAATCTCGTAACAAAGATGCTCTCGCTTCTTTCACCTTCGGACGATGTTCTTATCCCCATACACGATAACTGGAGGTATGAGCCGCTTTGCGCCGTATATTCAAAGCGCTGTCTTCCCTTCATTGAAGAAAATCTTAATAATGAAATATTTCAAATCATCAGATTTTTCCCTGAAGTAAAAGTACATGCTGTTGATGCCGAAATACTTCAGCAACATGATCAGGATCTTGAATCATTTATCAACGTAAACACCCCGGAAGAACTCAGCAAAGCGTGTGAGAGAGCAAAAAAATGCAACAAGATTTAG
- a CDS encoding molybdopterin molybdotransferase MoeA — protein sequence MQQDLEKSANYPQNITRRKALEILKIQLSPIIEKTIPVTDCCGSVAAQTICSEISMPEHDRSAMDGFALTASETSSASVDSPIIFTVSGEIRPSSSGSEKTRPNGAIKILTGGIIPQGCDSVIPFEQVTISSNKISIFSPVQEGAFIRPAGSDVLPGETLIAENTHISACAAALLAYAGKNHIRVRQAPSIAVLAVGNELCDPTKTGPEGLIPADNLILMKALCESCGTAEVAISTCENSPEAIAEAIKRHSACDLIITTGGTGPGNRDFVFDSIRNAGGTPLFKGLSIHPAKSIFAFKLQDTAILGLPGPPNAVQLAFHTVIKPTLNILLGLPDIISSTFAILGASVKGAEEREKLILCHIIEENGSIKATPLNNRNLSSRKLMCLANGIITIAPNSGKLNAGELVQIIKTG from the coding sequence ATGCAACAAGATTTAGAAAAAAGCGCAAATTATCCGCAAAACATCACCCGCCGAAAAGCCCTCGAAATTCTTAAAATACAACTTTCGCCGATTATTGAAAAAACCATCCCCGTGACCGATTGTTGCGGAAGCGTTGCTGCCCAAACCATCTGTTCCGAAATATCCATGCCTGAACATGACCGTTCTGCCATGGACGGTTTTGCTCTCACAGCATCCGAAACATCTTCAGCGTCCGTTGACTCGCCTATCATTTTCACGGTTTCAGGAGAAATAAGGCCGTCATCCAGCGGATCTGAAAAAACACGTCCGAACGGTGCAATAAAAATTTTGACCGGTGGGATCATCCCTCAAGGCTGTGATTCGGTCATCCCCTTTGAGCAGGTGACTATTTCAAGTAATAAAATTTCAATATTCTCTCCCGTCCAAGAAGGAGCTTTCATTCGTCCGGCTGGTTCAGATGTTCTACCCGGAGAAACCCTCATCGCTGAAAACACCCATATTTCAGCATGCGCGGCAGCCCTTCTGGCATATGCCGGAAAAAACCATATACGTGTGCGTCAGGCTCCATCTATAGCGGTCTTAGCTGTCGGCAACGAACTTTGCGATCCAACTAAAACAGGCCCGGAAGGATTAATCCCCGCTGACAATCTCATTTTAATGAAAGCATTATGTGAAAGTTGCGGCACTGCCGAAGTGGCCATCTCCACTTGTGAAAATTCACCTGAAGCAATTGCCGAAGCAATAAAAAGACACTCAGCCTGCGACCTGATCATCACCACAGGGGGAACAGGACCGGGGAACAGAGATTTTGTTTTTGATTCGATACGCAACGCAGGCGGCACACCGCTATTCAAAGGACTTTCCATACACCCGGCCAAATCAATTTTTGCTTTCAAGCTTCAAGACACTGCCATATTAGGACTTCCGGGACCGCCGAATGCGGTTCAATTAGCTTTCCATACGGTTATAAAACCAACTCTCAATATTCTTCTGGGACTACCGGACATCATCAGCTCGACTTTCGCAATACTCGGAGCCTCTGTAAAAGGAGCCGAGGAACGCGAAAAACTAATTCTCTGCCATATTATTGAAGAAAACGGTTCAATTAAGGCGACCCCACTGAATAACCGCAACTTATCTTCAAGAAAATTAATGTGCCTCGCAAACGGCATCATCACAATCGCCCCGAATTCAGGAAAACTTAATGCTGGGGAACTTGTTCAAATTATCAAAACCGGTTAG
- a CDS encoding DnaA N-terminal domain-containing protein: MNSDLWHSIKKKLKVRINPILVRVWVDPLSARYEDGVVQITAPNEFVMNWVQEHLLGSIKDAAQEVLSAEVGVTIALSTNDEGVPNSREFITDVTAYYAVEDILSSINRLRTIVHNRYGLESINVSGSIEADPLPALELEAQTFDSILDAVLEAFAVSFREIMVQETDHAVLARRALYYLCARYDIPPEEVALNMDCTVSEVKAGAAELEEEIEFAIDNGDNLDELLLRLFRKD, from the coding sequence ATGAATTCCGATTTGTGGCATTCGATTAAAAAGAAATTAAAGGTCCGCATAAATCCGATTTTGGTTCGGGTATGGGTTGATCCCTTATCCGCCAGATATGAAGATGGTGTGGTTCAAATTACTGCGCCTAATGAATTTGTTATGAACTGGGTGCAGGAACATCTTCTGGGATCGATTAAAGATGCCGCGCAGGAAGTGCTTTCCGCTGAGGTTGGAGTTACAATCGCACTTAGTACGAATGATGAAGGTGTGCCGAATAGCCGTGAATTCATTACAGATGTGACCGCTTATTACGCTGTTGAAGATATTTTAAGCAGTATTAACCGATTGCGAACTATTGTTCATAATCGGTATGGGCTTGAGTCCATAAATGTATCTGGTTCGATTGAGGCTGATCCATTGCCGGCGCTTGAACTTGAAGCACAAACTTTTGATTCAATTCTTGATGCTGTTCTAGAGGCTTTTGCTGTAAGCTTCAGGGAAATTATGGTGCAGGAAACTGACCATGCTGTTCTGGCCAGACGGGCCTTGTACTACCTGTGTGCCAGATATGACATCCCTCCTGAAGAGGTTGCTTTGAATATGGATTGTACTGTCTCAGAAGTGAAAGCCGGTGCTGCTGAACTTGAAGAAGAAATTGAATTTGCAATAGATAACGGTGATAATTTAGATGAGTTGCTTTTGCGGCTCTTCCGAAAAGATTAA
- a CDS encoding chromosomal replication initiator protein DnaA, with product MMTDSWNKILNFLEKGLNPGLFKVWIKPLKAEVSNNSIKLYAPNEFVAAWVRDRLIDNITEAGTQVLGARPKVEVGVKKSAEKPAGLVRPKTPRQVQTSMGLPMMHPAVTKKMPRWRFSFDDFIVGDSNQLACAASRSLCDNSLPGDQLFLSSTPGLGKTHLLHSIGKGLCATSNKQHVSIACLTAEEFANRMVMALKAGEISRFKSEFRDNVDCLLLEDVHFFQGKHKMQDEILETLKCLQLRGSKVVMTSSFLPRELEKVDPQLVSRFCSGLLAVIATPDFETRKRIVQSKAIRLGTQVPDSISELLADRITTDVRQLESCLQNLVLKARLLNKNLTQDLAWQVLENYSLENKNPSYDSIVDHICRSYELSADQLRSKSRKRQIVLARNTAFFLARKYTELSLKDIGVRLCRRHSTVIKGITNIEREISLQTPLGRQLQDTVARLTP from the coding sequence ATGATGACAGACAGCTGGAATAAAATTTTAAATTTTCTTGAGAAGGGTCTTAACCCCGGTCTATTCAAAGTTTGGATCAAACCTTTGAAGGCTGAAGTAAGTAACAACTCCATTAAGCTATATGCTCCTAATGAATTTGTTGCTGCATGGGTTAGAGACCGTCTTATAGACAATATTACTGAAGCCGGGACTCAGGTCCTAGGAGCTCGTCCGAAGGTTGAAGTCGGCGTTAAAAAATCTGCTGAGAAACCAGCAGGTTTAGTTCGCCCTAAAACCCCTCGACAGGTCCAAACAAGCATGGGTCTTCCCATGATGCACCCAGCTGTAACCAAAAAGATGCCGCGCTGGCGTTTTTCTTTCGATGACTTTATCGTTGGAGATTCTAACCAATTGGCATGTGCCGCTTCGAGAAGTCTTTGCGATAACTCGTTGCCCGGTGATCAGCTTTTCCTGAGTTCAACTCCGGGACTGGGAAAAACACATTTACTGCATTCTATAGGTAAGGGACTTTGTGCGACAAGTAATAAACAGCACGTTTCCATTGCCTGCCTTACAGCAGAAGAGTTTGCAAACAGAATGGTAATGGCTCTTAAAGCAGGTGAAATATCAAGATTTAAATCTGAATTCAGAGATAATGTTGACTGTCTTCTTCTTGAAGATGTTCATTTCTTTCAGGGCAAGCATAAGATGCAGGACGAGATTCTCGAAACTCTGAAATGCCTCCAATTGCGCGGTTCAAAAGTCGTTATGACAAGTTCTTTTCTGCCTCGTGAACTTGAAAAAGTTGATCCTCAGCTTGTATCCAGATTTTGTTCAGGACTTCTCGCGGTAATAGCCACTCCTGATTTTGAGACCAGAAAACGCATTGTACAAAGCAAAGCTATCCGTCTTGGTACTCAGGTTCCGGATTCTATCTCGGAACTGCTGGCAGACCGAATTACGACCGATGTAAGGCAGTTGGAAAGCTGTTTGCAGAACCTCGTACTTAAAGCAAGACTGCTCAACAAAAATTTGACTCAGGATTTAGCTTGGCAGGTTCTTGAAAATTATTCTTTGGAAAATAAAAATCCAAGTTACGATTCAATTGTAGACCATATCTGTCGTTCTTATGAACTTTCAGCCGACCAGTTACGTTCCAAAAGTCGGAAACGTCAGATTGTTCTTGCCAGAAACACAGCTTTCTTTCTCGCCCGCAAATATACCGAACTCTCTTTGAAAGATATCGGAGTCCGGCTTTGTCGCAGACATTCCACAGTCATTAAAGGCATTACTAATATTGAACGGGAAATTTCTTTGCAAACGCCTTTGGGAAGGCAGTTGCAGGATACCGTAGCTCGCTTGACTCCATAG